Proteins from one Archocentrus centrarchus isolate MPI-CPG fArcCen1 chromosome 8, fArcCen1, whole genome shotgun sequence genomic window:
- the LOC115785092 gene encoding GTPase IMAP family member 7-like: protein MDELRIVLVGMTGVGKSILGGIILEDKEIFTSEDPSEDGTEACFKGSKTINGQLVVVIDTPGLSKQGPNQELVVKEIKRSIKLAEPGPHSFLFVERFQKIRRDEIKALQVFQDTFGKEVMARTVVVFTTDEEVNKDEVKKKIASLTEQPDQACFAFNIDDMGQQKSRVKELLEKITEMKKKQKSIYTPKMLQEAEKTLKHQQKKPRTEEQWSFFYDRFGLYGTIVGSVAGYFICGGKLTPSTGAALGAVAGMILFMGIAFLVVLAKIKLQTCCK, encoded by the exons ATGG ATGAGCTGAGGATCGTCCTGGTTGGAATGACCGGAGTTGGTAAAAGTATTTTAGGAGGCATCATCCTGGAAGACAAAGAAATATTCACTTCAGAGGATCCTTCTGAGGATGGCACAGAGGCGTGTTTTAAAGGAAGCAAGACCATTAACGGTCAACTAGTGGTTgttattgatactccaggtctgTCTAAACAAGGCCCAAACCAAGAGCTTGTGGTGAAGGAGATCAAACGGTCGATCAAACTTGCTGAACCTGGTCCTCATAGCTTCCTGTTTGTGGAGAGATTCCAAAAAATCAGACGTGACGAAATAAAGGCACTGCAGGTTTTTCAGGACACTTTTGGCAAAGAGGTAATGGCCCGTACTGTGGTGGTGTTCACTACAGATGAAGAAGTGAACAAAgatgaagtgaagaaaaaaattgcatCCCTCACTGAGCAGCCTGATCAAGCGTGCTTTGCTTTTAACATTGATGATATGGGACAACAAAAGTCTCGAGTCAAAGAGCTGCTGGAGAAGATaacagagatgaagaaaaagcagaaaagcaTCTACACCCCTAAGATGCTTCAGGAGGCTGAAAAAACTCTGAAACACCAGCAAAAGAAACCAAGAACAGAAGAGCAGTGGTCCTTTTTCTATGATAGGTTTGGCCTGTATGGAACAATTGTCGGAAGTGTGGCAGGGTACTTTATTTGTGGTGGTAAGCTGACGCCTTCAACAGGAGCTGCACTGGGGGCTGTAGCTGGGATGATACTGTTTATGGGAATAGCATTTTTGGTGGTACTTGCTAAAATAAAACTTCAGACATGCTGCAAATAG